The Methanobacteriales archaeon HGW-Methanobacteriales-1 DNA window ATCCGCATATAATAACTGCGAACTTTAATGGTAATGAAAGCTATAATCCTGCTTCAGGAACTAATAACCTAACGGTTAATAAAGCTAACACTACTATAAACGTGGACAATGCCACAGAAAATAAAGGAAAAACTGTGAATTTAATAGCAACTTTAAAAGATCAATATGGAAATCTTTTAGCTGGAAGAACAGTTAATTTCCTGGTTAATGGAGTTAATGCTGGAAGTGCAGTAACTGATATTAATGGAATAGCCATTAAATCCTATTTCATCAACTTGATTGGAGGTACGTACAACATTCAAGTAGATTTCCTAGGAGATGACTATTACTTAACATCAAACGGCACTGGAACCTTAAAAGTTCCTCAGTCTGACCTATATGTCAAAAGCTGGGCTAGCAAAAATAAACCTCATGTAGGGGATAGTATAACTATAACCTTTAAGGTCGGTAACCGAGGTATGGATACGGCCCAAAATGTGGTTTTAACCATGAAAATACCAAAAGGTATGGAATTTGTCAAAGCCAATGTTGATGTAGGTAATTTTACCTACAACAAAGCTACGGGGGTTATTACCTGGAATATTGGAAATGTGCCGGTTGGAGACCCATATCTTTACCTGGTGGTAAAAGTCTTAAAATCAGGTAAATTTGTCTTTAAACCACACTTGTCAACGGAAACCTACGACCCTAATCTTGCGGATAACACCGAAATATTAGTAGTCAATGCTCAATCCAGCAGCAACAACAACCATAATGACGTACCAATGCAACATACTGGAATACCAATGGGAGCTTTATTAATAGCTATCTTAGCTGTCTTCGGTGGATTGCTAATACCATTTAAAAAATAAACCTTTTTTTATTTTTTTTATTTTTAAAATCAGATATTACTTAATCTGTATAGTGCTGAATTTTCTTTTATATGGTCTTAAAATTAGTTTTGTGTTATTAAATGCAGATATTTAATGTTTTAGAACTGTTAAATTACTTATAATTAAAAATAAATCAAAATATTATTTCTAAAAAAATGGGGAATAAATTAATTTAAAATAAAAAATTACTTAATTATTAATCAAGTTCTCTAAACTCCACTTTATAATCCTTCCATGGATTACGCCCATTTTTAGAGGGCTGTGTCCCATTAAAGGTTATTCTCGCTTCACTACCATAGGGAACCTTCTCCATTAAACTATCCAGGACGGTGGATCCCCATATTTTGATTTCTTCATCATTTTCCTGGCGGAGGGTGTACATATTACTCTTATATTGGCCTACTTCCTCTTCTTTGTCAATGAATATTCCCTGGATAGATTGTCCGGAGGCTGCAGGATCCCAGATATTCACTTTTTCCTTTTTCTCTTCTTCTTTTTTTACTTCTATCCATTCACTCATGATAATCACACTATTAAATTGTTTAATTTGAAATACTAATTATTTATTATTAGAACTTATTTAATTTAAAACAATAGTATTACTGTATTGTAAAATTAATAATATTCATAATTTATTTAAAAATAAAAAATCAATCTCGGCCAACATCAGTGATGATCCATAACTTGTAGAAAACATAAATCAACAGGATATTCGTCAGTAGAACCATAGCTGTGGCCACATCAGAAATTAATATATTACTATTTAAATAATTATAAACATCTAAAAATCGACTAATAGCTAGAATAAAAATACCCACACCAAATATCTTAAAGGCCATTATACTCTGGTCTTTGTGGGTAAAAATTAATCCTAGGGCAGCTTCCTTATAACGAATAATGTTGAGATATAATCTAATTACAAAATAAAAGTCTAATAGGACTAATATTACTACTGATATGGAAAGTAGAAGATCCATCTTAAGTATCCTCCACCATTTTTTTTCCAGTGCAGCCTTTCATTAATTTCTGCAAGAAATAGGTGAAAATCAGTAATAAAAGAACATTAATATTCAAAGAAACTTCCACTAATAGAGGAACACTCCCTTGAGCATATAAAACTCCGGTAATCACGGTAAACATGGAAGATAAGACTAAAATTCCAAAAAGAGTTGATATTCTTTCAGTATGTAAAAATACCATGGAAAGTGCGGTTTCTTTATTTTTCAGCACATTAAATAAATTATAAACCGAGTAAAGTAGCAGTAAGGCCAATATGAATCCAACAATTCTTTCTAATAATAGATCCATAATAATATTATGTGGTCCCTTAATATAATAAATTTATGATTTTTTTTTATTAATAGGGTGGGAGTTTAATTTTATGATTATTTTTTATTTATTGGGGATGGAGGTTTTAATTTTTGGATTATAAATTCATTTGATTAATTATTTTTAGAATTTAATTACATTTAAAAAATAAAAATTAAATTCATACTATTTTTCTTTTAATATTTCCTTTAATTCCTTAATTTCAAATTCTAAACTATCAATCTTATCATGCAGCACGTCAATCTTATCCATTTCTTCTTTTTCAGTATCTTTAATAAAAATAGAAGTTATAGTGGCCGTTAAAAAACTGATAAATCCTATTCCTGCAAACATGATTACCACACCCACTAAACGACCGGCATGGGTCTGGGCCGAGATATCCCCATAGCCCACGGTGGTGATGGTAACTACCATATACCACAAAGCATCGTCCATCCCAATTATTCCAGGATTTTGCCCGTGTTCTACCAAATAAAAGATAATGGTTCCTGAAAACAATATTACTAAAATAGCAAATATTCCCTGGTCAATATGGGTTTTATGTAAATAATCTAATATATGTCTTATTTCTTTTTTAAAGAGTGCAGCAATTCGTATTAGTCTGAAGTATCGAAGATAAGTACTATAATGGCCCACTAGTAGCTCAGGGACCATTCCAATAATGTCGGTCCAGTTGTGTTTTAAAAACTCTAGACGGTTAGGGGCCTTCCATAAACGGTAAATAAATTCTGGAATGAGAATTAAAACTACGGTTAAATCAAAAAATACAATCATTCCATAAATCTGGGGATTCACCGGTATGAAAGTTATTAAAGTAAGCAAAATAACATCGGCCAGTATCAAAAAAATGATTATGGATTCAAATAATCGGGATAAATCCCGGTTAATGGTTTTGCCTTTAAAAGGAATAATGTCAGATATCTTTGTGCTCATAGGGGGCCTCAAAATTGTTTATAATTGAAATTATTAGTTTTGATATAGAAATTATA harbors:
- a CDS encoding Ion channel, translating into MSTKISDIIPFKGKTINRDLSRLFESIIIFLILADVILLTLITFIPVNPQIYGMIVFFDLTVVLILIPEFIYRLWKAPNRLEFLKHNWTDIIGMVPELLVGHYSTYLRYFRLIRIAALFKKEIRHILDYLHKTHIDQGIFAILVILFSGTIIFYLVEHGQNPGIIGMDDALWYMVVTITTVGYGDISAQTHAGRLVGVVIMFAGIGFISFLTATITSIFIKDTEKEEMDKIDVLHDKIDSLEFEIKELKEILKEK